CCCAGCTATTGCAAACCAAAAGCTCTAATAACAATTGTTGATGCAAATGCGCAGCGGAAAACCTCACAAACTCGAATCAATCCAGAACAAGTAAAGCAAGCACTCAGTGATGAACAACAAGCAAGCAAGCAATAACTCATAAAGAgaataaatgaaagcaataatcaaagacacaataTTTACATGGTTCAATAATGTGCCTATGTTCACAGGAGCAAGCGGTTGTTTTTCACTATCACATGTGAAGCTTACATCAAGCTTATCAAACTagggttacaaatattgattaaatactaaATCTATGCATACGGAAGACTTATACTATAACTAAAACACTTATGCAATGATCCCCAAGATCTTCAAAAATCTCTCAATATACTGATCTTCGATTCAAATTCCTTGACTTGCACCAAAcgaaatcgttgacagtttgctgaaaccgttgacgatttgatGCCGAGAGCAGTTCCTACTTTAGActgaaactgttgatggtttcccataaaccatcaatggtttgatACCAAGATCAAATTGTCTACGATAACATCGACCAATCTGTCGATTGTTTGATCCTCCAACTAGCCTCCTTAttctttgcatcactatgctTTCCCTGATGCAtatgttccactcaaatatgagccacatcaccAACAGAGATTTAGGTGACATTAACATTTCATAGAGTAATACATCAATTAATAATTATGTCTTCTCTCATTACCCATTTATCAAAAGTTTTGGTGTGCGCCCTTGCTATaacattatttttatataattggATGGTTTATAGACAATAGATAATTGTTTAATCTTTCCTTAGTTGGTGTTTTTTATGCATAAGTTGAAAGCATAATTTTAGAAACTACAAACCAACAATTGTTTACAAGCGGAAGAGAACAGTGATCTAACCTCTAGTCAAAACTGCTTAAGCCTTCAAGAAAAGGATCTGAAATAAGAAAGAAAACTAtaagaaataaagaaagagatTTGGGAATTATCTTTATTGTCATCGTGTTTCAGAAGAGTAGAAGGAGTAGGATTTTTGGCCAGTCCTATATAACCGTAAGCCAATGTGTGACTTAATGGTTAATCACATGCCCTATTTATAGACTGGTCAAGACCCTATCCACTGAGAGATTTCCTCTCACATTTCCTACCATTAAGGGATTGTGAGttttcaaaatctctcatttgaatttcaaatcagattcaaaatcttccatttaaatttcaaactgaTGACTTAGTCTTAGGAGACTTAGTCTTAGTATATCAAGTAGTTACTGTAAAATCTCATCTCctatatttgattttttgaataaaataataattataataatttagataatagcattttcaaataaaacaagaTGTGCTATGTGTGCCACCAAAAAAAGGAAACATGCACGCTAATATTCTCCCACTTGGCTTACATGATACACTTTGAAAACTTTATGAGATGAGAAGTTCAAACTGAATATGGCCACAAaactactttaacttttatagaAAGATAATACATGAATCATGGaggttttgtttttctttatgtAGTAAACAATTTCTTCCATGTATCACAATGTACGacatttcttaataaaacttTATGTGGTAACTCTTTATGCATAACTTCCTATAAGTCATTGTGGGTCTAATGTCCTAATGGACAATTTTAGGAACAGATACtatatgtgcacaaataaattgattttatcgACAATTAAATAAGAGATCAAGAACAAAGTGTACTAACCAATCCCATGCTTTCCACATGTTTTGTAAATTCTTTCATTGAGAGCCCTTTCGTAAAAGGGTCTGCCATCATTAAATCAGTACTTATATGTTCAATGGTCACTTCTTGTTCTTTAATTTTTTCTCTGATAGCAAGGTACTTTATGTCGATGTGTTTACTTCTGCTCCCACTCTTATTGTTCTTTGAAAAGAACACTGTTGCCGAGTTATCATATTAAATCCTTAATGGCTTTGATATTGAATCCACAATTTGAAGTCCTATGATAAAATTCTTTAACCATTTGGCCTATGAAGTTGCTTCAAAGCATCCTATAAACTCTACCTCTATAGTAGACGATGCAACTATTGTCTATTTGGTGCTCTTCCAAGATATAACACCACCTACTAGCATAAAGACATATCTTGAAGTGGATTTCTTTGAATCTTGACATCCGAAAAAATCTGAATCTGCATATCCAGCCACTTCTAGATTGTCTACATGCTTATAAGTAAGCATGTAATCCTTCGTTCCTTGTAAATATCTCATAACCTTTTTGGTAGCTTTCTAATGATCCATTCTAGGATTACTTTGATATCTGCCACGCATTCCTACTGCAAATGCTATGTCTGGTCTTATATAAACCTGTGCATACATCGAACTGCCAACTGTGGACGCATAAGGAATGTTTTCCATTTCTTCCTTTTCCAATAAATTTTCGGACACTAAATGGGTGCTACATTCAGCTTACATTCATTCATCCTAAATTTCTCAAAAACTTTTTCAATGTAGGCCTTATGAGATAGTCCTAATGTCCTTTGAGACCTATCTCTATGAATTTATATGCCAATGACATAAGAGGCttcacccaaatccttcatttcaaaattcTTAGAGAGAAATTGTTTTGTGTCACATAGCAATCTCAATTCATTGGTTGCAAGTaggatgtcatccacatataggactaagaaaataattttactccCACTGATCTTGAGGTATACGCAATTATCCGCAATGTTCTCTGTAAAACCAAATGAAGTAATAACATCATGAAACTTTAGATACCATTGTCGGGAGGCTTGCTTTAGTCCATatattgacttctttaatttgtAAACCAAATTATTGCCTTGATCAGAACAAAATCCTCTAGGTTCTTTCATGTATACATCTTCTTCAAGATCCCCATTTAAAAATGatgttttcacatccatctgatatagctctaaatcaaaatgagctaTAAGAGCCATGATTATTCTAAATGAGTCTTTCATAGAAACTGGAGAAAAAGTGTTATGGTAATCAATACCTTCTACTTGAGTGAATCCCTTGGCTACTAGTCTGGCCCCATATCTCTCAATGTTACCATTTGAGTCTCTTttagtcttgtagacccatttacaGCTTACAACTTTGAATCCCTTAGGTAACTCAATGATATTCCAGACTTGGTTTTTAGCCATAGAATCCATTTCTTCCTTCATGGCATCATACCAAACACTTGATTTTTCCCCACTCATGGCTTGTGAAAATGAGATGGGATCATCTTTAAGTCCAACATCAAAGTCAGACTCTATCAAGTATACATGATAGTCGCTAGGAATAGCAGATCTTCTTACCCTTGAAGACctccttaaaacttgagtttgAGTGTCACCCATATCAGGTTGGTGTTGTACTTAAGCCTCTATATTGACCTGTTCCTCTTGAGGTGGAGGTGGTATTTCTTGATTTGATTGTTCTTCCAAAACAACATATTGATTTTCTTGAAAGATAATCATTTTACCCTTATTCACAAATTCATTTTCTTTATTCTGTGTTTCCTCCCACTCTATCTTTCAAGAAACAGTGCTCCCACTAATGTCAATATCCTCAAGAAATTTTGCATTTCTAGCTTCAACAATTCTAGGTGTGTGTGAGTGACAGTAAAATTTATAACCCTTAGAATTTTCTGCATAACCAATGAAGTATCCACTGATTGTTCTAGGGTCTAATTTCTTTAATTGTGGATCATAGATTCTGACCTCAACTGGACAACCCCATATGTGTAAGTGTCTTAAACTTGGTTTCCATCATTTCCGTAACTCAAATGGCATTTTGGGAATTGCCTTAGATGGAACTCTGTTTAAGATATACACTGCAGTTTTTATGGTCTCACTCCATAAATATAAGGGAAGATCATTGTTGCTTAACATACTCCAAACCATATCCATAAGGGTACGATTCCACCTTTCTGTAACACCATTTTGGTAAGGTGATCCCGGCATAGTATATTGTGCAGCAATACCCTCATCCTTAAGAAATTCTGTAAATGGACCCGGTCTTTGTCCTAATTCTGTGTATCTTCCATAATATTCACCACCCTTATCTGATCTTACGATCTTAATACTTTTGTCTAATATTTTCTCTACTTCTTTCTTAAATGTCTTGAATGCATCTAGTGCTTCAGCTTTATTAAACAGAAGATAAAGATACATATACCGAGTACgatcatcaataaatgagatAAACTATCTCTGACCATTTAGACAAGGGGTACTGAATGGACCACAGATATTAGTGTGTATGATCCCAAGTATTTCATTACTCCTCTTGGCACCTTTACTTGTCTTATTGGTTTGCTTACCCTTTATGCAACCCACACAAGTGTTGAAATCAGAAAATCTAGAGTTTTGACGACTCCATCATTAACTAATGTCTTCATTCTTTCAATGGAGATATGACCTAATATCCGGTGCCATAATGTAGAGGAGAACTCATCAATAATGGTACGTTTAGTACCAATATTATCATGCATTGTTAGGAGACTTTGCTCATAGATAGGATCTAGatttaatttttacaaaccatttattAAACTTCCAGTGCCTATGGCAACAAAATTTTTAGATAAGTAAACTGTAGAGTTTACAAAATGAAATTGAAACTTCAAATGTGCTAGTctagaaattgaaattaaatttctggAAAAATAAGGTACATAAAAAGTGTTTTCAAGATCTAGttgaaatttattttctaaaacaaGCCTAAAAGTCTCCACTGCCTCAACGTGCGAACGCATCCCATTTCCAGAATAGATGCCTTGTTCACTTCCCGTTGGTTTCCTTAGGCTAAGAAAGCCCTACATGACATTAACAACGTGAATTGTAGTACCTGAATCAATCCACCATGTATTATGATGAGTTTTCATGAAATTAGATTCATAACACACAAGAACATTGAGATTACCTTTTTGCACGAGCCATTGCTTGTATTTCAAGCAATCTTTCTTTTGGTGCCCTTTTTTCTTACAGAAGAAGCATGCATCCCTATGGTCATTTCGTTTTAATGaccctttttccttcttcttaAAAGGTTTACCATCAGCACTTTTACCTTTCTTTCCTTGTCTTTTTTTGTGAGTGACAAAATTGGCACTCTCCAGATTTTCATGTTTCAACCTCTCCTCTTCTTGCACACACATAGTCAGCAGCTCATTAATAGACCATTTTTCCTTATGTGTGttgtatgatattttaaatggtctATATGCTACAGGGAGAGAGTTGAGTATGAAATGGACAAGAAAGGATTCTGTAATCTCAATTTCCAAGGACTTGAGGCGGGCTGCAATGTCCCTCATTTCCATGATGTGCTCACGCACTCTTAGATTTGTGATGTTTCATCACTGATAGCTTGTTCATTAGGGTGCTAGCAAGTGCCTTGTCAGAACTAACAAATTGCTCTTCAATAGCTTTTATGTAGTCCTTGACATAGCCACACTCAGGAATTAACCCTCTAATGCTCTTGCTAACATGCGACTTGATGAACATTAGACACAGATGGTTGGATTTCTCACACTATTCATAGGCCAATTGATATGTAGCAGGACTTGATTCCGTACGTACTGCCGGTTTGTCAATACGGAGTGCTATATCAATATCCATGCACCCTAATGTCAAGAGGATTTTGTCCTTCCAATCCAAAAAATTTACACTGTTCAGAATTGGAATATGAGAATCATTACCTAGAATAGAAGTAACAACAACTGCAATAACCAAGAAATTTAATTAATACTTTGAAACAAAATTGTAGTTTGAACCAACCAATGTTAGATTCAAAAGCAAAAACCTAAACCTTTCCTGTGGGTATAGGTTGCATAATGCATTAGATATGCTTATACTTTATAATAAGACAAGTGGAATAAGGATACTCAATTTTCAACCTAATCCAAAATAGAAGGGGTGAGTCttgaaaaataacaaatttaactaaaaaatttttttagagaaattattttcaaaactaaaaccaTAGACTCCAATTTTTGGATTTCAAGGCTTAACACAATACCTAGGCTAACAAAGATTATTAGGGGATCTCAACTAAAGGGGACTAATTTTGTAACTAACTGGGATTATGATCCAAGAAGACTCAATTTCTCTAAAACAAATTTGAGAGactttatttttttggaaagttTTTAAGGAACTCAACTAATTAAAAgggctcattttttttttttgaaaatcatgggTACACAGGGTCTTAATTATAAAACTCAGGGTCATTCAGAGCTCAAAATCAAGTCTTATTTCGTCAAGCTTCTTTGGGGtgacctggttaaaattggggtgtctattGGCATGGTCAGCAGATATCAGTCTAACCTAGGGTGGGAACACTGGACTAccataaaacatataatcaagtacctaaaaaggactagggattatatgttggtttatcaggcagatagtctagtacccattgggtacacagACTCAGATTTTTCAGTCAGATAAGGATTCGAGAAAATCAACCTTGGGAAATGTGTTTACCTTAGGAcgtggagccattagttggaggagtatcaagcaatTATGTGTTACTGATTCTACTATGGAGGTCGAATATGTGGCATCCTTTGAGGCAGCCAAGGAGGTCGTTTGGCTAaggaactttctattggatctaggagtggtTCTTTTGGTACAATCGCCTATGACACTTTAGTGTGATAATAGTGGGGCGGTTGCCAACTCAAAGGAACTCAAGAGCCACAAGAGGGCAAAACACATCGGGTGCAAGTATCACCTCATACGAGATATTGTGCAGAGAGGTAATGCAATGGTGATCAAGATTGCATAGTCGAGCAACTTGGCAGACCCTTTTACAAAGAGCTTGCCAACAaggacttttgatagtcatgtagagggCATGTAAGTGAGATGTATGGCCGCATGGCTTTGAGtttaagtgggagattgttatggatttatactaaaagacatgctttatgtaatcgattttagtatttattaataacttcagttattccattttaatgagaattttTGTGAGCAATatttgcctgacattatttatttaatgattatgcatgtgcatgtgtcttttattctatatagtaggtgatctagtatgtagagtacgacttatacacagaagattagatcaccagttcttatagaatataagtttattattcatagtcttaaatgaaattgaacaccccattggtaggactgtagcacaaggttttaataggcatgtcttgactattgggaatggtatagttccaactccttgtgctagtacactttgtgtgtattgaacaggaccgtcttggggtaattgtttttattctgcctatataaaacaattaatacctcatggttattatgagtgcttgtacttttaatcctgatatgattattggacatgtgcatatagtgtttattactttgattcatagaagagtgagattctttatgggttaaAATACTTaatgagttgggtgatgacattttgtgtatggtgaacattagttattgatggaatccacgtcttGGTATCGAGATTGAtaatacccccttgaggaagcttataagttttgattgtgtcaaaccctacaggtggattttgaatccggcaCATCAAagaagttaagtggaaggtctcaaggaattaatatgtcaattaattaaattatcagtaatttaatttaatagacaggTATCTGTGATCTTtatgtggggagataaataaaaatttaataataggagctcaaaatttaatttcgaatatgttagggagtgcaattataattctttagtggtatgaattataattaatgtaGTTAAGGATGAATTCGTGtcgaattaggaattcttaattatgtgGGAAGCCCTAATCATATTTGCCCAAAGGTCCCTGTTGTaacctatatatatgtatatgtgctCCATTCAGCAGCTAAGGGAGACAAGCAAACTCTCACAGAGGCAGACAActtcgtgagagaagaaaaccctggCAGCTGCTTATAAGCCCACTCTCTCAAGAGTAgggcgtgttcaaggaatacaattgttagaattggtgtgattccgagaggggggtgaattgggttttaaaaatattttcggctaatttaaatgttttgccgattcaccacaaatcatatcctattttaattatggtcgtgtatgtaaaatgattaagctatagGTGTGAACATACACATGCAGCATATATCATTTAAATAAAGATTTGCATGCAAATAATTAATGTcatgaataaacaagcatacacatgttaAATTTAAAGTacaaaaattaaatgagataaggatagagtgacacatgatatttgttatcgaggttcggccaaatcagcctacgtccccaccttggacATACTttctaaggatttcactaaacttgctcactcaaacgggcggagcagaagcgATTTACATTCGTTCCTTACGCGGTGAagaaaaccctaactcaattacaagagtaagccgaactagtctcacttacggggctgagactccccagttcaattaataggTTGAATCCGACCAgtacattaaaaacatttttcgCACATATAAACATATTTCTTAATACAAGTAATGATGTACACAATAaagttcaatatatatatatttgccagTCAACTcgcgaaaagaaaaaaaaggaagaagaagaaatgatTAGAAGTTACTTCCAACTACCTGaatttggctttttttttttttttttgataaaataagACATAAATTTGAATGTTAACTCACTTTAAACACATAATTATGCGAtattgtgattattattattttttttgaaaagataaaTTCATTATTAAAGGAGAAGCTTGGAAACTCCAAATAAGATTACAGGAAAATGCGAGGATAAACCAACCTCCACAAGAGAACACTTCCCAATCTAAAAACCATTATCACTCTACAAACAAACAAGTAAGACTTCCAAACATCTGAAATTAAGGATAAATTATAGATTATATCCCATTATATATCAACAGCCATCAATCATTTTTAAGGACAAGGACGCCACATTAGTTTACATGCTAAGGTAACACAGTCTTTTAAAGTCATTAGACAACACTTTAGCACATCTTAAATATCAAAATTATAACTAACTGGGTTCTCTACGAGTAGATCATCATTTGGAACAGCAGTGACAGAATTGGTCGCCTGTTCAGCAAGGCTAGCAGTGCTTTCCTCTTCCTGGCTTGGACTTCCTTCTTCAAAGtcccttttatttccttttcacATGAAGCACCATGAATATAAAAACCAAAGGATAAGAAATATAtccaaaagtatatatatatatatatatatatataggcttgGGAAATGAAGCCTAACTAGTTTTAGtaactaaaaagaaaaagaagatacCATGTGATGCCTTTGTTTCCTTATTGGAGTTAAGGAGATTTTTTCGTGCTTCTCTGAGAAACTCCATGGCTATTTCTTCATCATGGGTATATGAAAAGTACGTATCTTCCTTCAATGCACCATAATGATTGGGATGGTATGCtgtctttttcctttttgatgggGTTTCTACCATACTAATAAGACGCAAAGGCTGAAAATATTATTGGAAATAAAATTAATGTCATCGAGCAACAACTAGCCACTTTTAGCTTCAATTGCTAAACATCTAAATAACTTCGAAACTCACCGTTGAATAGTcatttgaattttcctttttttccttttgccAACGTTTTGGAAGAACTCCATGCTTAGCAAAGATTATCATTGAAATAAATGAACGAAACATCTTATTTGATTTTTCATGGTAATAAAACTGCAATCAAATATCCATTCTACATGAGATTTTGCTAATGATTGTGCAATTAGTATGGGCATACACTAAAATGCAATAAAGAGAATCAAAACATCATAAAATATCTATTCTACATGAGATTTTGCTAATGATTGTGCAATTAGTATGGGCATACACATGCAATTTTTAGTTGTACTAAGTGCAAGTGAATGACCCCTAAATATAAAGAAATAAATTTGAGAAATCTACGTAGTTGAAAAACTAAATCAACAGGCCAACTAGATCTTGGATTTCCAAGTTGAGAGTAGCTTCACATGTAATTTCTTTTTTACAAAATAGTCAACATCATGATATTGTTGATTTCTACAAATGTCTAATTTTAATTAGTGGCATTGTCTTATAACATCACCTATGACCATTATAGGTGTCATGTAATAGAACATTCTTTTAGCAATCTAAACCataatgtgtttttttttatttataaataccTTATCCCATCTTCCATCCTTGCGCTGTCTTTGCTCAAGAATCCATCCTTCTATTCGCTCAGCCAATGGTAGCTCACACACATTTTGAGCACTGGAACCAGTTGGGCATTGGACTGACTTCCACTGCAAATTCAAATGCAAGAAATTTAAAGGAAATAATCATAGACTTACTACAAATTAAAGTTAAATTTTGTTTGAATGTTCAATAATATTACCTTAGAAGCAAAAGGAAAAAATTTCATTTGATTTTTATGTACAACTTGTAACAATGTCCTCTGTAGGGCACCCCCAATGCTTGACTTTCATAATGCAGGTCATAGGTTCAAATCCCATGAAGGGTGGAATGAATATTGGATAAGGGAAAGTTACTTCCTGTTGTGTTACCTAACTCATAGTATGAACTATCAATTAACCAAAAATCCTTACAATACTTCAACTATTTACCTAAGAAAAAGGTTACTTTCAATTGAGATGTGGGACACATTCACAAacacacaaaaaataaataattgcaATTTGATAACTCGACTTGAAGAGTAATTGTTCATACTTGGAATGATGATTGTTTCATACATTGTTAACTTATAATATTATTGTCATTGCAATGAGATAATTGAATCATCTAGAACATATATATAAGCAAAAGAACATATAACATTGCAAAACAATATCTCAAAATTTAGTTTAACATTTTGAATTATACAGTGTTGTTGTCAACtaagcgaaaaaaaaaaagaggcaacCGCGTTGGTTTATATTGTATTAAGATTATTGAATGCAAAAATGAGAAAGTCAATAGTTGATATTATCACATTAATTAGGGATAGATGTATGAATATTCTTTTTTGTGTAGCAAGGGAAGTTATAagtcttgattttattttatattttataattcaGAACTTCAACCTAGGCAAACCCTTTAGATCTACTTAGGTAGCACTAAACCAAGGGATCAGAGGACATGAGCGAACCCACTGCTCCCTCGTAATAAATCAAGAATTGACCTTTATGCAAAATCAAACCATAACTCTTATTACCAGGAAACCAACCTTACAGTCCACCCATATCCACTTGAGCCAACCCTTGCATTTAACATTTTGGGTGCACCAACTTCGTGATGCTCTCTTATTACCAGGAAACCTTGTAGTCCACTAATATCTACTTGAGCTAATCCTTGGGAGCATTTTAACATTACGGGTGCACTAACTTCATGATGAAGGTAGATGAGATTGAGGAAATTAAGTGATTTAAGTATTTATTTGATTTAAGGGTTAATAGATACTGCTATCACCATCAGTTAATCTAATCCATGTTGCAAAATTAATTAGTTAGATAacattatttatatttattgatAAACTCATAATATTTGTAATAGGAAAAATATTGGGTTTGTAAtgtaaataaaattaagaaaataaaatgtgGCTCACTGAATTATTGTATGGAATGATACCATGCAAAGGGTATTTTATTTCTTTGTTGTGTTTTCTTTTATCAAATTTTCCTTCATTTAAACTTCACAAGGCACAACAAGCTAGAGTAAGCAAATTATGCATTACTCTTTtacattattttatttgatagCCCTTAGTAGGGTTCTCCTAGCAAAAGTAAGAGTATGGCATGGAGGAaagtgaggaaaaaaaaaaaatgcttaaatAGAATGATGTAAAACTAATGAATACAACATTACTCATTTgcattgttaattttttttttttatctctattATCAATTTTTAACTAATTGTTGCACCAAAACTTTATAAACGAAAAACTTTAGTGCACTCATTGTAGCAACTCGTTGTCTCACtatttaatattgaaaatttacttttgtaaattgaataattttatttgtaattaattaaaaatcaccatatgattttaaaataaattgatgtaaaaatatctataaaaaactaaaaaattatccaaaaaatattttgaatgttTTCTCCCATCGTATGTAATAGGATAGCTCTAGGACTtctgaaaagtaaaaaaaatatataaatattaagtaaaataattactAAATAATACTTTTTTATTGTAATATCTCTTACCTTGTATAGCTttgcattttcattattttaatcatatttattAATAGTTGTTTGatctaaggagaaaattgaacaTGTGttcacttaaaattttaattttttcctagTTTGGAAATTAAACCTAACAAGTTTCTAATTAatg
The sequence above is a segment of the Malania oleifera isolate guangnan ecotype guangnan chromosome 8, ASM2987363v1, whole genome shotgun sequence genome. Coding sequences within it:
- the LOC131162498 gene encoding uncharacterized protein LOC131162498 isoform X1, which codes for MAEIIDKDGSMVLTPQQNSSPTEIGNQPKSPKLEQSGTTTPNATETIPLFYTVPKEYFLKMMETDKWKSVQCPTGSSAQNVCELPLAERIEGWILEQRQRKDGRWDKFYYHEKSNKMFRSFISMIIFAKHGVLPKRWQKEKKENSNDYSTPLRLISMVETPSKRKKTAYHPNHYGALKEDTYFSYTHDEEIAMEFLREARKNLLNSNKETKASHGNKRDFEEGSPSQEEESTASLAEQATNSVTAVPNDDLLVENPVSYNFDI
- the LOC131162498 gene encoding uncharacterized protein LOC131162498 isoform X2 is translated as MAEIIDKDGSMVLTPQQNSSPTEIGNQPKSPKLEQSGTTTPNATETIPLFYTVPKEYFLKMMETDKWKSVQCPTGSSAQNVCELPLAERIEGWILEQRQRKDGRWDKHGVLPKRWQKEKKENSNDYSTPLRLISMVETPSKRKKTAYHPNHYGALKEDTYFSYTHDEEIAMEFLREARKNLLNSNKETKASHGNKRDFEEGSPSQEEESTASLAEQATNSVTAVPNDDLLVENPVSYNFDI
- the LOC131162498 gene encoding uncharacterized protein LOC131162498 isoform X3 encodes the protein MAEIIDKDGSMVLTPQQNSSPTEIGNQPKSPKLEQSGTTTPNATETIPLFYTVPKEYFLKMMETDKWKSVQCPTGSSAQNVCELPLAERIEGWILEQRQRKDGRWDKPLRLISMVETPSKRKKTAYHPNHYGALKEDTYFSYTHDEEIAMEFLREARKNLLNSNKETKASHGNKRDFEEGSPSQEEESTASLAEQATNSVTAVPNDDLLVENPVSYNFDI